One window of the Dromaius novaehollandiae isolate bDroNov1 chromosome 25, bDroNov1.hap1, whole genome shotgun sequence genome contains the following:
- the SIN3B gene encoding paired amphipathic helix protein Sin3b: MAAGGGGGGRGGSAPRWGGGGGRAAAQEKLPVHVEDALSYLDQVKIRFGSDPATYNGFLEIMKEFKSQSIDTPGVIRRVSQLFHEHPDLIVGFNAFLPLGYRIEIPKNGKLSIQSPLTSQVPSEPVPSALPGSGLLLHYSQENSHNHSDCPEEFRQQLPYKEDKSQIPLESDSVEFNNAISYVNKIKTRFLDHPEIYRSFLEILHTYQKEQLNTKGRPFRGMSEEEVFTEVANLFRGQEDLLSEFGQFLPEAKRSLFTGNGPCEVNSVQKTEHEKNLEHSKKRSRPLLLRPVSGPAKKKMKLRGTKDLSVATVGKYGTLQEFSFFDKVRRVLKSQEVYENFLRCIALFNQELVSGSELLQLVTPFLGKFPELFAQFKSFLGVKELSFASPLSDRSGDGMSREIDYASCKRIGSSYRALPKTYQQPKCSGRTAICKEVLNDTWVSFPSWSEDSTFVSSKKTPYEEQLHRCEDERFELDVVLETNLATIRVLESVQKKLSRLTQEDQEKFRLDDCLGGTSEVIQRRAIYRIYGDKAPEIIESLKKNPVTAVPVVLKRLKAKEEEWREAQQGFNKIWREQYEKAYLKSLDHQAVNFKQNDTKALRSKSLLNEIESVYDEHQEQHSEGRSSSTNEPHLIFIYEDKQILEDAASLISYYVKRQPTIQKEDQATIRQIVHHFIPELFFSQPPEHSISEESTDEDRENHQGQNLDTPELRKKHVPGPPSSPLEAKATFCDVTAAEPHNTLDDVYSLFFVNNNWYFFLRLHQTLCSRLLKIYRQAQKQLLEYRTEKEREKLLCEGRKEKTNDPAMELRLKQPSEVELEEYYPAFLDMVRSLLDGNIDPTQYEDTLREMFTIHAYIGFTMDKLVQNIVRQLHHLVSDDICLKVVELYLNERKRGAAGGNLSSRCVRAAKETSYQWKAERCMADENCFKVMFLQRKGQVIMTIELLDTEETQTEDPVEVQHLANYMEQYVGVEGAPSNQNDGFLLKPVFLQRNLKKFRKWQCKQVRALRSEVKSSWKRLIGVESACNVDCRFKLNTHKMMFIMNSEDYMYRRGALCRAKQVQPMVLLKHHQQFEEWHNRWLEENVTMEAVDLVQDWLMGDEDEEMVPCKTTCETVNVHGVPVNRYRVQYSRRPASP, from the exons atggcggcggggggcggcggcggcggccgggggggcagcgccccgcgctggggcggcggcggcggccgggccgcggcgcaggAGAAGCTGCCGGTTCAC GTGGAGGATGCGCTCTCCTACCTGGACCAGGTGAAGATCCGCTTTGGCAGCGACCCTGCCACCTACAACGGCTTCCTGGAGATCATGAAGGAGTTCAAGAGCCAGAG CATTGACACCCCTGGAGTAATCCGGCGGGTTTCACAGCTGTTCCATGAGCATCCCGACCTTATTGTAGGATTCAATGCTTTCCTCCCTTTGGGCTACAGAATAGAAATTCCAAAGAATGGGAAGTTAAGTATACAGTCACCACTGACCAGTCAG GTGCCCTCAGAGCCTGTTCCCAGCGCTCTCCCTGGCAGCGGGCTGTTGTTGCATTACTCTCAGGAGAATTCGCACAACCATAGTGACTGTCCCGAGGAGTTTAGGCAACAGCTTCCATACAAAGAAGATAAATCCCAAATTCCTTTGGAATCTGATTCTGTAGAGTTCAATAATGCTATAAGTTATGTGAATAAGATCAAAACACGTTTTCTTGACCATCCAGAAATTTACAGATCCTTTTTAGAAATTCTTCATACTTACCAG AAAGAACAGCTGAACACTAAAGGCCGACCCTTTCGAGGCATGTCAGAGGAAGAAGTGTTTACTGAAGTAGCAAACCTGTTCCGGGGGCAGGAGGATCTGCTGTCTGAGTTTGGACAGTTCCTCCCGGAGGCTAAAAGGTCTTTG tTCACAGGAAATGGACCATGTGAAGTGAACAGTGTCCAGAAAACTGAGCATGAAAAGAATCTGGAACACAGCAAAAAGCGATCCAGACCACTGCTGTTGCGTCCTGTTTCTGGCCCAGCAAAG aagaaaatgaagctgCGAGGTACCAAAGATCTCTCAGTAGCAACAGTGGGAAAATATGGAACACTGCAAGAGTTTTCCTTTTTTGACAAG GTGCGCAGGGTGCTAAAGAGTCAGGAAGTCTATGAAAACTTTCTTCGTTGCATTGCTCTCTTCAACCAGGAGTTGGTCTCTGGCTCTGAGCTGCTCCAGCTAGTTACACCATTTTTAGG GAAATTCCCAGAACTCTTTGCACAGTTCAAGTCCTTCCTTGGTGTGAAAGAACTTTCATTTGCCTCTCCACTGAGTGACCGATCTGGGGATGGAATGAGTCGGGAAATTGATTACGCTTCCTGCAAACGCATAGGATCAAGTTATCGGGCTCTTCCAAAAACTTACCAGCAGCCAAAGTGTAGCGGAAGAACAGCCATTTGCAAGGAG GTGTTAAATGATACCTGGGTTTCATTTCCATCCTGGTCTGAAGACTCAACTTTTGTCAGCTCCAAGAAGACTCCTTATGAGGAGCAGTTGCACCGCTGTGAAGATGAACGGTTTGAG TTGGATGTTGTCTTGGAGACCAATCTAGCCACAATACGTGTGCTGGAGAGCGTGCAGAAAAAGCTGTCTCGACTGACTCAAGAGGATCAGGAAAAATTCCGACTGGATGATTGTTTGGGAGGAACATCGGAAGTGATCCAGCGTAGGGCCATCTATCGCATCTATGGTGATAAAGCACCAGAGATcattgaaagtcttaaaaaaaacccagttacTGCAGTTCCTGTTGTTCTTAAGAG ATtgaaagcaaaagaggaagaatGGCGGGAGGCCCAGCAGGGTTTCAACAAAATTTGGCGGGAGCAGTATGAGAAAGCCTACTTGAAATCTCTTGACCACCAGGCCGTCAACTTCAAACAAAATGACACCAAAGCTTTGCGCTCCAAGAGCTTGCTGAATGAAATTGAGAGTGTCTATGATGAG CATCAGGAGCAGCATTCAGAGGGGAGAAGTTCATCCACAAATGAGCCTCATCTTATCTTTATATATGAAGATAAGCAGATTTTGGAAGATGCAGCTTCTCTTATCAGCTACTATGTGAAACGACAGCCTACTATTCAAAAGGAGGATCAGGCAACCATTCGGCAGATAGTGCATCACTTCATACCTGAGCTGTTTTTCTCTCAGCCCCCCGAGCACAGTATTTCTGAAGAATCAACAGATGAGGACAGAGAAAACCATCAGGGGCAGAACCTGGATACTCCTGAGCTACGGAAGAAACACGTGCCTGGGCCTCCAAGCAGTCCTCTGGAGGCCAAAGCAACCTTCTGTGATGTTACAGCTGCTGAGCCTCACAACACTCTGGATGATGTTTACAGTCTGTTCTTTGTCAATAATAATTGGTATTTCTTCCTCCGCCTTCATCAGACTCTGTGCTCCAGGCTCCTAAAGATTTATCGTCAAGCTCAGAAGCAGCTTCTAGAGTATCggactgaaaaagagagagagaaactcctctgtgagggaagaaaagagaagaccaATGATCCAGCCATGGAACTCAGACTGAAGCAACCAA GTGAAGTGGAACTGGAGGAGTACTACCCTGCATTCCTGGATATGGTGAGGAGTCTGCTGGATGGGAATATAGATCCAACACAGTATGAGGACACTCTGAGGGAGATGTTCACTATCCATGCCTATATTGGCTTTACTATGGACAAACTGGTGCAGAATATTGTCCGCCAG CTTCACCATCTAGTGAGCGATGACATCTGCTTGAAGGTTGTTGAGCTCTACTTGAACGAAAGGAAGCGAGGTGCTGCTGGAGGTAACTTATCCTCTAGATGTGTCCGGGCAGCTAAGGAGACCAGCTATCAGTGGAAGGCCGAACGTTGCATGGCAGATGAGAACTGTTTCAAG GTAATGTTTCTTCAGCGGAAAGGACAGGTGATCATGACCATTGAGCTACTGGATACAGAAGAAACCCAGACAGAAGATCCTGTGGAGGTCCAG CACCTGGCTAACTACATGGAGCAGTATGTTGGGGTAGAAGGAGCTCCAAGCAACCAGAACGATGGCTTCTTATTGAAACCGGTCTTTCTGCAAAG AAACCTAAAAAAGTTCCGCAAGTGGCAATGTAAGCAAGTGAGAGCTCTGCGGAGCGAAGTGAAGAGCTCCTGGAAGAGGCTGATTGGTGTGGAAAGCGCCTGCAATGTGGACTGCCGGTTCAAGCTCAACACTCACAAAATGATGTTCATCATGAACTCGGAGGATTACATGTACAGGCGGGGAGCGCTCTGCCGAGCCAAGCAG GTACAGCCAATGGTGCTGCTAAAGCACCACCAGCAGTTTGAAGAATGGCACAATAGGTGGCTAGAAGAGAACGTGACCATGGAGGCAGTTGATCTAGTTCAAGACTGGCTAATGGGAGATGAAGATGAGGAGATGGTGCCCTGTAAAACAACTTGTGAGACGGTGAATGTCCATGGGGTCCCAGTGAACAGATACAGAGTTCAGTACAGTCGCCGTCCAGCTTCACCATGA
- the F2RL3 gene encoding proteinase-activated receptor 4: METLGSGRLSLRLVLCCAFWGLCLASSDYDDYSQNSTNEQGTTSDSTPCPRAIPGEKMTIGNTTYLVIREASRSQLRSVVTVQLIPCLYTLVFLVGLPSNGLALWVLATRAEKLTSTVFLMNLAAADLLLVLVLPFKIFYYFLGNNWPFGEGLCRLTTAFFYGNMYCSVLLLTCISVDRYLAVVHPFFSRSFRTPAFAACICTVIWLCAAILTLPLTLQQQSYPLYRADITLCHDVLPRHEDDGYYFYYFLCLIICAFLAPLVVTLFSYCAVLRALLCSGKRYSYSVKLTALVLFTLVAFYTPSNILLLVHYSSYCSKLHGDLYISYMVSLAISTFNSCADPFVYYYVSEDFRDKVRRRFFNHSKQTTTSLKTSKETLPRKSSKDLLV, encoded by the exons ATGGAGACCCTCGGGAGCGGCCGGCTGTCACTCAGGCTTGTGCTTTGCTGTGCCTTTTGGGGACTCTGCTTGGCCTCTTCAGACTACGATG ATTACTCTCAAAACAGCACCAACGAGCAGGGAACAACATCAGACAGCACACCATGTCCCCGAGCCATTCCCGGGGAAAAGATGACAATAGGCAACACCACGTACCTGGTGATCCGCGAGGCTTCCCGCTCCCAGCTGAGAAGTGTGGTCACGGTGCAGCTCATCCCCTGCCTCTACACCCTGGTCTTCCTGGTGGGGCTGCCCTCCAACGGGCTGGCCCTCTGGGTGCTGGCCACCAGGGCCGAGAAGCTGACCTCCACCGTCTTTCTGATGAACCTGGCTGCGGCAGACCTGCTGCTCGTCCTGGTGCTGCCCTTCAAGATTTTCTACTATTTCCTGGGGAACAACTGGCCCTTTGGCGAAGGCCTGTGCCGGCTCACCACCGCTTTCTTCTATGGCAACATGTACTGCTCAGTGCTGCTGCTCACGTGTATCAGTGTGGACCGGTACCTGGCTGTGGTGCATCCTTTCTTCTCGCGCTCTTTCCGCACCCCTGCCTTTGCTGCCTGCATCTGTACTGTCATCTGGCTCTGTGCTGCCATCCTCACCCTGCCCCTGACGCTGCAGCAGCAGTCGTATCCCCTGTACAGGGCAGACATCACCCTGTGCCATGATGTTCTCCCCAGACACGAGGATGACGGGTATTACTTCTACTACTTCCTCTGCCTGATCATCTGTGCTTTCCTCGCTCCTCTGGTGGTGACGCTGTTCAGCTACTGTGCGGTACTGCGAGCCCTCCTGTGCAGCGGGAAGCGGTACTCCTACTCTGTGAAGCTCACTGCTCTCGTGCTGTTCACACTCGTGGCCTTCTATACACCCAGCAATATTCTCCTTCTTGTTCACTACTCCAGCTATTGCTCCAAGTTGCATGGCGACCTGTATATCAGCTACATGGTGAGCCTGGCCATCAGCACCTTTAACAGCTGTGCTGACCCCTTTGTCTACTACTATGTTTCTGAAGACTTCCGGGATAAGGTGAGGAGAAGATTCTTCAATCACAGCAAGCAAACCACCACATCCCTAAAAACATCCAAAGAAACACTCCCTCGAAAAAGTTCCAAAGATTTACTGGTGTGA